The window CCTCGCCGGGCTGAAAAACCTCGGGCTGAGCATTGCGGTCGATGACTTCGGCACCGGTTATTCATCGCTCAACTACCTCAAGCAATTCCCGATCGACGTGCTGAAAATCGACCGCACCTTCGTTGATGGCCTGCCGTCGGGCGAACAGGATGCGCAGATTGCCCGCGCGATTATCGCCATGGCTCATAGCCTGAACCTGGCGGTGATCGCCGAAGGTGTGGAAACCCATGAGCAGCTCGATTTCCTGCGTGAGCATGGTTGCGATGAGGTTCAGGGGTATCTGTTCGGGCGGCCGATGCCGGCCAATCGGTTCGAAGCGCAGTTCAGCAATGATGCGCTGTTCATGTTCGACTGAAATTCTGTGGGGAGGCCATCGCCAGCAGGCTGGCTCCCACAAGAATCTATGTCGGTCAGGGAATTTGCAGGTTATCGCGATTACTGTGGGAGCCAGCCTGCTGGCGATTGGGCCAGCATGATCACCGCTGATCCCGTCATGAAGCCCACTTGTCTGCGACATGATGTCCTTTCATATGCCATCTAAAACCCATTGGGTTAGAATGCCCCCCTTTTCTGCCCCGATCCTTGAGGACCGCCATGTTCAGCCGTGATTTGACTATTGCCAAGTACGACGCCGATCTTTTTGCCGCCATGGAGCAAGAAGCTCAGCGCCAGGAAGAACACATCGAGCTGATCGCTTCGGAAAACTACACCAGCCCAGCGGTGATGGAAGCTCAAGGCTCGGTACTGACCAACAAGTACGCCGAAGGCTACCCGGGCAAGCGCTACTACGGTGGTTGCGAGTTCGTCGACGTGGTTGAGCAACTGGCCATCGACCGTGCAAAAGAGCTGTTCGGCGCTGATTACGCCAACGTTCAGCCGCACGCCGGTTCCCAAGCCAACAGCGCCGTTTACCTGGCTCTGCTGCAAGCGGGCGACACCATCCTGGGCATGAGCCTGGCCCACGGTGGTCACCTGACCCACGGTGCCAGTGTTTCCTCCTCCGGCAAGCTGTACAACGCCGTTCAGTACGGCATCGACGCCAATGGCCTGATCGACTACGACGAAGTCGAGCGCCTGGCTGTTGAGCACAAGCCGAAAATGATCGTGGCCGGTTTCTCTGCCTACTCGCAGATTCTGGACTTCCCGCGCTTCCGCGAAATCGCTGACAAGGTTGGCGCATACCTGTTCGTCGACATGGCTCACGTAGCCGGTCTGGTCGCCGCTGGCGTCTACCCGAACCCGGTTCCTTTCGCTGACGTCGTGACCACTACCACGCACAAGACCCTGCGCGGTCCACGTGGCGGTTTGATCCTGGCTCGCGCCAACGCCGACATCGAGAAAAAGCTGAACTCCGCCGTATTCCCGGGCGCCCAGGGTGGCCCGCTGGAGCACGTGATCGCCGCCAAAGCGATCTGCTTCAAGGAAGCGCTGCAGCCTGAGTTCAAGACCTACCAGCAACAAGTGGTGAAAAACGCCCAGGCCATGGCCAGCGTCTTCATCGAACGCGGTTTTGACGTGGTGTCCGGCGGAACTGAAAATCACCTGTTCCTGCTGTCGCTGATCAAGCAGGAAATCTCCGGTAAAGACGCCGATGCCGCTCTGGGCAAAGCGTTCATCACCGTGAACAAGAACTCCGTACCAAACGATCCACGCTCCCCGTTCGTCACTTCCGGCCTTCGCTTCGGCACTCCGGCTGTGACCACTCGTGGCTTCAAGGAAGCAGAGTGCAAAGAGCTGGCCGGCTGGATCTGCGACATCCTGGCTGACCTGAACAACGAAGCGGTGATCGACGCCGTTCGTGAAAAGGTCAAGGCCATCTGCAAGAAGCTGCCGGTGTACGGCGCTTAATTGCACCGCTGAACCGCAGCACTGAAAAACCGGCCACGTGATGGCCGGTTTTTTTTCGTCCGCATTTTTTTCAAAAGGCGAAAAGGCTCAAGGTCGGGCTATTGCGCTCAACTGGTAAGACCGGTCATGCCAATTCCATAATTTCCGCTTGCGATCACCCAAAAACAGCGCCTAGACTGCGCCTGCACTGGACATACCGGTAAGACCACAATAATTAAGTCCTGAATCTGATGCGGCCACCCAAGCGCACGGCAGCCAGGACACCGACCAGGATTCCTCCCATGCTCAGATGGTGCTCGCGTTCAATCTTCCTCCAAGTGGTTCTCGGACTGGTGCTCGGCATCGTCTGCGGGCTGACCCTTCCTGAATACTCCGCCCAGCTCAAACCGCTCGGCGATGGCTTCATCAAACTGATCAAGATGCTCATCGGTCTGATCGTGTTCTGCGTAGTGGTCAGCGGCATCAGCGGGGCCGGCGACCTGAAGAAGGTCGGACGCATCGGCCTGAAATCGGTGATCTACTTCGAAATCCTCACCACCATCGCCCTGGTGATTGGTCTGGTGTTCGCTTTCACCACCGGCATCGGCAGCGGCGCGAACATTCATCTGGAACAGCTCTCCGCCGCCGACATGGGCGATATCGCCCAGCGCGGTCAGCACATGCAAACCACCTCGCAGTTCCTGATGAACCTGATCCCGACCTCGGTCATCGGCGCCTTCGCGGAGAACAACATCCTGCAAGTGCTACTGTTTTCAGTGCTGTTCGGCAGTGCGCTGAACCTGGTGGGCGAAGCGGCTTCCGGCATTTCGCGTTTGATCAACGAGCTCAGCCACGTGATCTTCCGCATCATGGGCATGATCGTGCGTCTGGCGCCGATCGGCGTGTTCGGCGCCATTGCTTTCACCACCAGCAAATATGGCCTGGATTCGCTGCAGCACCTGGGCAGCCTGGTCGGCCTGTTTTACCTGACCTGTGTGGCGTTTGTGACCTTGATTCTCGGTCTGGTGATGCGCCTTTCGGGCCTGAAGATGTGGCCGCTGCTCAAGTACCTGCGCGAAGAATTGTTGATCGTCATGGGCACCGCTTCTTCCGACGCCGTGCTGCCACAAATCATGCGCAAGCTTGAGCATCTGGGCATCGGCAGTTCGACGGTCGGGTTGGTGATTCCTACGGGTTATTCGTTCAACCTCGACGGCTTCTCGATCTACCTGACCCTCGCCATCGTCTTCATCGCCAACGCCACCGGCACGCCGCTGGCCATGACCGACCTGCTGACGATTCTGCTGGTGTCGTTGATTACCTCAAAAGGGGCCCACGGGATTCCCGGCTCGGCGCTGGTGATTCTGGCGGCGACACTCACGGCGATCCCGGCGATTCCGGTGGTCGGCCTGGTGCTGGTACTGGCAGTGGACTGGTTCATGGGCATCGGCCGCGCGCTGACCAACCTGATCGGAAACTGCGTCGCCACCGTGGCCATCGCCCGCTGGGAGAAGGACATCGATATTCAAAGGGCCAACAAAGTGCTTTCCGGCCAGGTGGGGTATACCTTCCAGCCGAGAAAACCCGTCGCCCCGGCGCATCAGCAGGAATTTTGAATCATCGCCGTGCCTGCCTGGGGGCAGGCACGGTCATCAACCGTTTTGGATGCTCATGGAGCGAACAGTGATTACCTCGTCGACCGTTGTGAACTCAGTCGTAGAAAAACTCCGGGCCGCTTTGGCCCGTGGTCAGTGGCGCTCCGGCGAAATGCTGCCGGGGCAGCGTGAACTGGCCGAACAACTGGGCATCAGCCGCCCGAGCCTGCGTGAAGCGGTGATCGTCCTGGAAACCCTCGGCCTGGTGCGCTCGATGCCCGGCAAAGGCGTGGTGGTGCTGGACGCCCACCTCAGCGACAGCCAAAGCCACGACAGCGCAGTCGCCGGCGCGAGCCTGGAAGATGTCTTGCAACTGCGCTACACGCTTGAGCCATTTATCGTCGGCCTGGTCGCACAATCGATCAGCAGCAAGGAAGTCGGGCAACTGCGCCTGACCCTGATGGACATGCGCGAAGCGCTGGAGGCCAACGACAGCGAGGCTGGGGTCAACGCCTATATCGCGTTCCACGAGGAGCTGTTCACCCTGACCTCGAACCCGATCTTCCAGAGCGTGGTGCAGCAAACCAGCAACGCCCTCAAGCAAAGCGCCGAGGTGCTGCGCAATTCGCCGGAACATCTGGCAGAACGTCTCGAAGAGAACGAAGCCGTGGTGCGGGCGATCCGCAGCAAAAACAGCGCCCAGGCCAGCGCCGAGATGCGTCGGCACATCCTTCGGGAAGGCCAGCGGATGGGCATCGAACTGAATATTCCGGACGACAACCTCGGCAGCTAAAACTTCTTCGAACTGGAGACAGGCCATGAACAGCTTCGCTTCACCGCAGACACTCACTGCCCTGCCCTTTCCAGCGCGGGCGGACGATCTCTACTCGCGGCTCTTCGACGCCATTCTCGAACAGCGCCTCACTGCGTCCAGCCGCTTTACCGAAGAAAGCCTGGCACAGATGTTCAGCGCTCGACGCAGTGATATTCGTGGCGTGCTGACGCACCTGTCCCATCAGAAGATCATCGTCCTTCGCCCGAACCACCGGCCTCGCGTTGCCACGCTTGATGTCGAGCAGACCCGCCAGACGTTGCATGCCCGGCGGCTGACCGAGATGACGTTGGTGCGACTGGCTTGCCGGCAACCCCGTGCGCAAGACTTGAATCGCCTGTGTGCCCTGATTGATAGCGAACGCAGCTGTACGGCGCGTGGGCCGGCGATTCGGTTGTCGGGGGAGTTTCATTTGCAGTTGGCGGAGATGGCGGGAAATGCGCCGTTGGCGCATTTTCTGGGCAGTCTGGTGCCGCTGACTTCGTTGGCGATCGCGCAGTTTGATGCGCAGGTAGAGGGTGATTGCGGGTGGCAGTTACATCAAGGAGTTCTGGAAGCAGTGGAGCGTGGCGATTCAGTCATGGCCGAAACGCTGCTAAGCCAGCATCTGGACCACCTTGAGGAAACACTGCTGAACTCAGGATCAAGATCCAGCCTGAATCGTGTTGCCGGTTAGATCGCTATCGCGAGCAGGCTCGCTCCCACATTTGGAATGCATTCCCCTGTGGGAGCGAGCCTGCTCGCGATGACGGCATAAGATTCACTGAAAATCTTTTATTTTAGTCCGCAGCCACCCGCGCAAACCCTTCTCGAATCTTCTCTTCCGGCAAATCATCGGCAATAAACACAATCACGCTTTCCCGCGCCTCGCCGTCCGCCCATTCGGTGTCCCAGTCGAACCCGTACAACTTCAGTACCCCTTGAAACACCATCCGCCGCGGCTCGCCAACGATGTTCAACACGCCTTTGTAGCGCAGCAATTGCTTGCCATGGTCTTCCAGCAGTTGGTTCATGAACTCGCTGAGCTTGTCGATATCCAGCGGCTGGTCCGTGCGCAGCACCAGGCTGGAAATCCGGTCGATGGACGGTGCCTTGCCCACTGGGCGCAGGCTGATGCCGCCGAGGTCGGCATTCAGGTTGAAACCGCGCACGTCGAGCAGTTCGGCCAGGTCGATCTTGCCGTGTTCGACCACGCGAATCGGCGCGTGACGGTTGATGCGGGTCAGGCGCTCGCTCAGCGCGGTAAACGTCGCTTCGTCCACCAGATCGCGCTTGCTGATCAGCAAGCGGTCGGCAAAACCGATCTGTGCCTGGGCGATGGTCTGGGTCAGGTGAGTGTCGGCATGCGCCGCGTCCACCAGGGTGATGATGCCGTCGAGAATGTAGCGCTCGCGCAGCTCCTCATCGATAAAAAAGGTTTGTGCGACCGGTGCAGGATCGGCCAGGCCGGTGCATTCGATCACCAGGCGATCGAAGGCGATTTCGCCGCTGTCCAGGCGTTCGAGCAGCAGGTACAAGGCCTTGGTCAGGTCGGTGTGGATGGTGCAGCAGACGCAGCCGTTGGACAGCGTCATCACTTGCACGGGTTCGTCGCCCAACAGCTGGGTGTCGATACCGGCGTCGCTGAATTCGTTCTCGATCACGGCGATTTTCAGGCCGTGTTCGGCTTTGAGCAGGTGGCGCAGCAGCGTGGTCTTGCCGGCACCGAGGAAGCCGCTGAGGATCGTGACGGGGATGGGAGAGGACAACGGGAGTCTCCTGTTTCACAAAATTAGAAAGCAACACAAAAACAAATGTGGGAGCTAGCCTGCTAGCGATGGCGGACTGTCAATCAACAGTGATGTTGAATGTTCAGCCGCCATCGCTAGCAGGCTAGCTCCCACAGGGATTGCTGTTAACCCGACAACCGGGTCAACAGCACTTCGGCCCACCCTTGCCACCGTAACGCGCTTCCTGACGTTCCCTGAAGAACATCTCGTAAGTCATCACCGGTTTGTCCGGGTGTTTGGTTTGCATATGCTCGACGTAGTTGTCGTAGTCGGGCATGCCGACCATCAGGCGCGCGGCCTGACCGAGGTATTTACCGAGGCGACTCAGGTCATTGAACATCGTGCATTCCTCGATTACGCATCCGGCAGCACCTGGAACGGTGCTTCTTTATCCGTACGTTCTTTGCTGCCCCAGGCGGAAATACCGACCTTGAGCGCATAGAACAGGATGCTGAAGACCACGAACAGGAACAGCGCGGTGAGCGTTGCGTTGGTATAAGCGTTGAAAATCACGTGCTGCATTTGAGTGATGTCCTTGGCCGGGGCGAGGATCTGACCGTTGGCCAGCGCATCGCTGTATTTTTTCGCCAGCGACAGGAAGCCGATCGCCGGGTTGGCGTCGAACAGCTTGATGAAGCCCGCGGTGGTGGTGCAGACCAGAAGCCAGACCGCTGGCAGCATGGTTACCCAGACATAGCGTTGGCGTTTCATTTTGATCAGCACGACGGTGCCGAGCATCAGTGCGATACCGGCCAGCATCTGGTTGGAGATACCGAACAATGGCCACAACGTGTTGATGCCGCCCAGTGGATCAATCACGCCCTGGTACAGCAACCAGCCCCACATCGCCACACAACCGGCAGTTGCGATCAGGTTGGCGGTCCAGGATTCGGTGCGTTTCAGCGCCGGCACGAAGGAGCCGAGCAAGTCCTGGAGCATGAAACGTCCGGCACGGGTGCCGGCGTCGACGGCGGTCAGGATGAACAGCGCTTCGAACAGGATCGCGAAGTGGTACCAGAACGCCATGGTGTTTTCACCCGGCAGGACACTGTGCAGGATCTGCGCAATACCGACCGCCAGGGTCGGCGCACCGCCGGCACGGGCCAGGATAGTGGTTTCACCGATGTCCTTGGCCACTGCTTGCAGCGCTTCGGGGGTAATTGCAAAGCCCCAACTGCTGACGGTTTGAGCCACGGCCACCACATCACCACCGACGACTGCCGCCGGGCTGTTCATGGCGAAGTACACGCCTGGCTCGATCACCGAAGCAGCGACCATCGCCATGATGGCCACGAAGGATTCCATCAGCATGGCGCCGTAACCGATGTAACGGGCGTTGACTTCGTTATCCAGCAGTTTTGGCGTGGTGCCGGAGGAGATCAGCGCGTGGAAACCGGAGACCGCGCCACAGGCAATGGTGATGAACAGGAACGGGAACAGACCGCCCTTCCACACAGGGCCGGTGCCGTCGACGAACTGGGTCAATGCCGGCATTTTCAGCTCGGGCATAGTGACCAGAATGCCGATCGCCAGCGCCACGATGGTGCCGATTTTCAGGAAGGTCGACAGGTAGTCACGCGGCGCCAGAATAAGCCAGACCGGCAGCGAGGCGGCCACGAAACCGTAACCAACCAACATCCACGTAATCTGCACACCAGTGAAGCTGAACGCCTTGGCCCAGACCGGATCAGCGGCAATCTGCCCGCCCAGCCAGATCGAACCGAGCAGCAGCAACACGCCGACCACGGAGATTTCACCAATGCGGCCCGGGCGGATGTAGCGCATGTAAATGCCCATGAACATCGCGATCGGGATGGTCGCCATTACCGTGAAAATCCCCCATGGGCTTTCGGCCAGGGCTTTCACGACGATCAGCGCCAGCACCGCGAGGATGATGATCATGATCAGGAAGCAGCCGAACAGCGCAATGGTCCCGGGGATACGGCCCATTTCTTCACGGACCATGTCGCCCAGGGAACGGCCGTTGCGGCGGGTGGACATGAACAGGACCATGAAGTCCTGAACCGCACCGGCCAGCACCACACCGGCAATCAGCCACAGCGTACCGGGCAGATAACCCATCTGTGCGGCCAACACCGGACCGACCAGCGGACCCGCGCCCGCGATGGCGGCGAAGTGGTGACCGAAGAGGATGTGTTTGTTGGTAGGGACGTAGTCCAGACCATCATTGTTGAGCACGGCGGGAGTGGCCCGTCGCGGGTCGAGTTGCATCACATTGTTGGCGATGAACAGACTGTAGTAGCGGTAGGCAACCAGATAAATGGCCACGGCCGCGACCACAATCCACAAGGCGTTGATCGCCTCACCTCGGCGCAATGCCACGACACCAAGGGCGCACGCCCCTACGATTGCCAGCAGCAGCCAGGGTAGATGGCGTAGCAGGCTATTATTATTTTTCATTTTATGATTCCAGCCAGAGTGGACAAGAAAGACAGCCACCCCGAGTTTAGCTCGCCTGACGGCAAAGGCCATACCCGACATAGGTCGAGAGCCATCACTTTGCTGGCAAGCTTTAACAAGGCGGGTCTATAGTCAGCGGACATTCAGAGGATTGCGCCATGAGCGAACACCCTGCCGATCGCCGCCGCTTCAAACGAATTGCGTTCGATGCCAAAACCGAATTGAGCCAGGGGGAATTCATCTGGCCGGTGAAGCTGATTGACCTGTCACTCAAGGGGCTGCTGATCGAGAAGCCCGAGCCGTGGCTGGGTAATCCAGACTGGCATTTCCTGGTCGATGTTCATCTGACCGAGGATGTCGAGATCAAGATGGATGTGATGTTGAACCACGATGACCATGGTCAACTCGGGTTTGTCTGCAAGCACATCAGCCTGGAATCGATTGAACGCTTGCGGCGGTTGATCGAGTTGAACTTGGGAGATCCCGAGGAACTGGAGCGCGAATTGGGCGCCTTGATCGAAATCTGAAGCCCAACACTAATCCATATGTGGGAGCGGGCTTGCTCGCGAAGGCGGTGTGTCGGACAACATCATTATTGAATGTCAGTCCGCCTTCGCGAGCAAGCCCGCTCCCACGAGGTTTGTGTTCTATCTGAAAGGTTATTCGAACAGGGCATCGAGGGCCTGTTCCAGGCGGGTCACGGCAATAATCTGCAACCCCGGCGGCGCTTCCTTGGGCGCATTGCCCTTGGGCACGATGGCGCGTTTGAAGCCGTGCTTGGCCGCTTCCTTCAGGCGTTCCTGGCCACTCGGCACCGGGCGTACTTCGCCCGACAGCCCAACCTCGCCAAACACCAGCAAATCATGCGGCAGCGGGCGGTTGCGCAAACTGGACATGACCGCCGCCATCAACGCCAGGTCGGAGGCCGTTTCCAGCACCTTCACCCCGCCGACCACGTTGAGGAACACGTCCTGGTCGTGAGTCGGAATCCCGCCGTGACGGTGCAGCACCGCCAGCAACATCGCCAGGCGATTCTGATCCAGCCCCAGCGTGACCCGGCGCGGGTTCGCCAGATGGCTGTCATCCACCAGCGCCTGGACTTCCACCAGCATCGGCCGCGTCCCTTCCCACGTCGCCATGACCACACTGCCCGGGACTTCTTCCTGGGCACGGGTGAGAAAAATCGCTGACGGGTTGGAGACTTCTTTCAGGCCCTTGTCGGTCATGCCGAACACGCCCAGTTCGTTGACGGCACCGAAACGGTTTTTCACCGCACGCAGCAATCGCAAGCGCCCATCGGATTCGCCTTCGAAATACAGCACCGTATCGACCATGTGCTCCAGCACGCGCGGTCCGGCCAAGGCGCCTTCTTTTGTCACGTGGCCGACGAGGAAAATCGCGGTGCCGCTCTGCTTGGCATAACGCACCAGCAACGCCGCACTTTCCCGGACCTGCGACACGCCGCCCGGTGCCGATTGCAACTGTTCGGTAAAGATCGTCTGGATCGAGTCGATCACCATGACCTTGGGTTTTTCGACCCGAGCGGTGGCAATGATGGTTTCGATGCAGGTTTCAGTCATCACCCGCAGCTGGTCCTGAGGCAAACCGAGACGGCGGGCGCGCATGGCCACTTGCTGCTGGGATTCTTCGCCGGTGACATACAGCGCGGGCATGACTTTGGCGAGGTTGCACAAGGTTTGCAGGAGAATGGTCGACTTGCCGATGCCCGGATCACCGCCGATCAGCACCACCGAACCATCCACCAGGCCACCGCCCAACACTCGATCGAGCTCGCTGGACGCGGTGGAGAAGCGCGGAATCTCTTCGACGCTGACTTCGGCCAGGGTCTTGATCTGCGCCTGTTGGCCGGTCCAGCCGGTGCGACCGCTGGGTGGCGCGGCACCGCCGCTCTCGACCATGGTTTCGGTCAACGTGTTCCAGGCCCCACACTCGCCGCACTGGCCGGCCCACTTGGGGAAGGTTGAGCCGCACTCGGTGCAGCCGTACATGCGCTTGGCCTTGGCCATCTGAACTCCCGGCAAAAACCGCGATGATAGCTCAGCTGACGCGGATCAGCGCGGCGCCGCTGTGCGGATTTCACCCTTGGCCAGACGCGCGGCGCTGTTGCCCAACGGATCTTCAGCATTAAGGTCGGCGCCCTTGGCCTTGAGCTCATCCAGCAATTCGACCCGTTTGAACAGGCCGGCGTACATCGCAGCGGTCTGGCCGGCGCCGTTACGTTGGTCGGGACTGCAATGAGCGGCCAACAGGGTTTTGGCGATCTGGATTTCGCCCTTGAAAATAGCGCCCATCAGGGCGGTGTTGCCGCGCTGGTCCTGAGCGCAGGCATCGGCCCCGGCCGCGAGCAAACGGTCCACGGCGGCTGTCTGGCCGTGATAGGCCGCTAGAATCAGCGCGGTGTAACCCTTGCTGTCGCGGGTATCGAGGGAGTAACCGGCCTCAATGAACGTATCGAGCATCGGCACATCGCCACGGCGAGCGGCGTCGAAGTAGTAATCCTGTAGTTGAACCTTCAGCGTTGCGGGATCTTCGGCCGGCCCGCCGAATACGCTGTACGACACGCACGCCAGAAACATCGATAGACAAAAACGCATGGCAAACTCCTTGGTCTGACGGGACCTCGTCAGAGGCCCCGCTTCTCAGGCAAACGCGATCAGTCGGCCAGCTTGGCCGCCAGTGCCTTGACCCGGCTCAGATCCCCCTTGGCCACCTTGGTCACGCCGCTCCCGTATTCCGGGTCGGCCTTATAAAGGAAGGACAGGATGATGTGCTTGCTCTCGTCATCGGTGGTGGCCAGTGAGCCGCCGAAGCTCTCGATCAAGTCCTTGCGTTCTTTCTTGCTGAACGAGCGGTACAGATCCCCGGCCTGCTTGAAGTTCTGCTCTCGCTGGATTTTCGCTTGCTGCGTGCTGCCCGACAGGACCGACTGGCTGTAACGCGCAGTTTGCGGCTCGTCACGCGGCAGCAAACGGCTCGGCTGATAATTCACACCGCTGCTGCTGTGGCCGATGTTCATCGCGCCATCCTGGTTACCGTTGTTCACGGCGATCTTGGGTGCATTGATCGGCAATTGCAGTGCATTCGCGCCCAGGCGATACAGTTGAGTATCGGCATAAGAGAACACCCGCCCCTGTAATAAGCGATCTTCGGAAGGCTCGATACCTGGAACAAGATTGGCCGGTGCCATGGCAACTTGTTCCGTTTCCTGGAAGACATTTGCCGGGTTACGGTTCAACACCATTTGTCCAACTTTTCGCTCAGGAACTCCGGGCCAGATTTTGGTGGCGTCCAATGGATCGAAATCAAACTTGTACAAATCTTGAGGATTTAATACCTGGACGTACAAGTCCCATTTCGGAAACTTACCCTTGTTAATATGAGACACCAAATCATTAGTCATATGACTGTAGTCTTGACCTTGAACATTGGTAACTGCTTTTGGATCGAGGTTATTAATCCCCTGCAGACTTTTCCAGTGAAACTTCACGTAGTGAACTTCACCCTTGGCATTCACCAACTTGTAAGCATGAACACCGTTACCGTCCATTTCCCGATAACTGGCCGGTGTACCGGCATTGGAATACAACTCGGTCAGGGTGCGGGTGGCCTCTGGGACATGAGAGAAGAAATCGAAGCGGCGGGCATCATCGTCCAGGTTGGTACGCGGGTCCGGCTTGAAGGCGTGGACCATGTCCGGGAATTTGATGGCATCACGAATGAAGAAGGTCGGGAAATTGTTGCCGACCAGGTCCCAGTTGCCGTCCGCCGTGTAGAACTTGGTGGCAAAGCCACGGGGATCACGCAGGGTTTCTGGCGAATGGTTGCCATGGACGACCGCCGAGAAACGCACAAACACCGGGGTGCTTTGACCGCCAGAGAACACCTTGGCTTTGGTCAGGTCACTCAGGTCGTCCGTCACCGTGAAGGTGCCGTTGGCTCCGGTGCCGCGGGCATGCACGACGCGCTCGGGAATTCGTTCGCGGTCAAAGCGTTGGAGTTTCTGGATCAGTTGCACGTCCTGAAGCAGCACCGGGCCGTTGGCACCGGCGGTTTGCGAATTCTGGTTGTCGCCGACGGCAGCACCGTTATCGCGGGTCAGGGTCGCTGCGTGGACGGAGAAGGACAGCAGGCTGGCGGTTAACACGCCAAGGGTACGCCGATGGGGAAAAGCCCCGAGGCCAATGGTCGAAGTCATATCAGGTTCCTCTGTTTTCAAGGCGCACTCCAAGTGCGCTACCCAGAGGCTAGAGGCCCTGGCCGCAGAACATAAATAGAAAGAACGCAATGCGATGATTCAGAAAATTGTGTGGCTAATCAGCTTGTTAGCGCGTAGTTCCCGCGCGATTGGTGGCACTTTGAAAACTAAATGCCTGCAAATGTGTCGATAAACACGGGCATTGTAAGAAGGCGTTTCGAGCATGAGCGGATTTGCTGATTTACACTGCGTTCACCAACCTCATCTGTAACAAGGAAATAACCTATGGGCGTGATAAGTGAGTTCAAGGCCTTCGCGGTCAAAGGTAACGTGGTCGACATGGCCGTCGGTATCATCATTGGCGCTGCATTCGGCAAGATCGTTTCATCGTTTGTCGGCGACGTGGTAATGCCGCCAATCGGCCTGTTGATCGGTGGGGTGGACTTCAGTGACCTGGCCGTTACCCTCAAGGCAGCCAACGGCGATATCCCGGCGGTGGTGCTGGCTTACGGCAAGTTCATCCAGAGCCTGATCGACTTCATCATCGTCGCTTTTGCGATCTTCATGGGCGTCAAAGCCATCAACCGTCTGAAACGCGAAGAGGCCGTCGCGCCAACCTTGCCGCCGGTTCCAACCAAGGAAGAAGAGCTGTTGAGCGAGATCCGTGACCTGCTCAAAGCCCAGAACAATCAGCCCTGAAGGCTGGTTGCATGCAGAAAAACGGCGCCTGCAGGGCGCCGTTTTTTTTACCAGAAGTTTTCCACCGCCACCTGGCCGGGTCGTCGACTGAGGCTCAGGTGCATGTCGCGCTGTTTGAGCAGCTTGCGTGTGTCATCGAT is drawn from Pseudomonas sp. 31-12 and contains these coding sequences:
- the radA gene encoding DNA repair protein RadA — translated: MAKAKRMYGCTECGSTFPKWAGQCGECGAWNTLTETMVESGGAAPPSGRTGWTGQQAQIKTLAEVSVEEIPRFSTASSELDRVLGGGLVDGSVVLIGGDPGIGKSTILLQTLCNLAKVMPALYVTGEESQQQVAMRARRLGLPQDQLRVMTETCIETIIATARVEKPKVMVIDSIQTIFTEQLQSAPGGVSQVRESAALLVRYAKQSGTAIFLVGHVTKEGALAGPRVLEHMVDTVLYFEGESDGRLRLLRAVKNRFGAVNELGVFGMTDKGLKEVSNPSAIFLTRAQEEVPGSVVMATWEGTRPMLVEVQALVDDSHLANPRRVTLGLDQNRLAMLLAVLHRHGGIPTHDQDVFLNVVGGVKVLETASDLALMAAVMSSLRNRPLPHDLLVFGEVGLSGEVRPVPSGQERLKEAAKHGFKRAIVPKGNAPKEAPPGLQIIAVTRLEQALDALFE
- a CDS encoding PilZ domain-containing protein, with translation MSEHPADRRRFKRIAFDAKTELSQGEFIWPVKLIDLSLKGLLIEKPEPWLGNPDWHFLVDVHLTEDVEIKMDVMLNHDDHGQLGFVCKHISLESIERLRRLIELNLGDPEELERELGALIEI
- the mscL gene encoding large-conductance mechanosensitive channel protein MscL, which translates into the protein MGVISEFKAFAVKGNVVDMAVGIIIGAAFGKIVSSFVGDVVMPPIGLLIGGVDFSDLAVTLKAANGDIPAVVLAYGKFIQSLIDFIIVAFAIFMGVKAINRLKREEAVAPTLPPVPTKEEELLSEIRDLLKAQNNQP
- a CDS encoding ankyrin repeat domain-containing protein, with protein sequence MRFCLSMFLACVSYSVFGGPAEDPATLKVQLQDYYFDAARRGDVPMLDTFIEAGYSLDTRDSKGYTALILAAYHGQTAAVDRLLAAGADACAQDQRGNTALMGAIFKGEIQIAKTLLAAHCSPDQRNGAGQTAAMYAGLFKRVELLDELKAKGADLNAEDPLGNSAARLAKGEIRTAAPR
- the katB gene encoding catalase KatB — translated: MTSTIGLGAFPHRRTLGVLTASLLSFSVHAATLTRDNGAAVGDNQNSQTAGANGPVLLQDVQLIQKLQRFDRERIPERVVHARGTGANGTFTVTDDLSDLTKAKVFSGGQSTPVFVRFSAVVHGNHSPETLRDPRGFATKFYTADGNWDLVGNNFPTFFIRDAIKFPDMVHAFKPDPRTNLDDDARRFDFFSHVPEATRTLTELYSNAGTPASYREMDGNGVHAYKLVNAKGEVHYVKFHWKSLQGINNLDPKAVTNVQGQDYSHMTNDLVSHINKGKFPKWDLYVQVLNPQDLYKFDFDPLDATKIWPGVPERKVGQMVLNRNPANVFQETEQVAMAPANLVPGIEPSEDRLLQGRVFSYADTQLYRLGANALQLPINAPKIAVNNGNQDGAMNIGHSSSGVNYQPSRLLPRDEPQTARYSQSVLSGSTQQAKIQREQNFKQAGDLYRSFSKKERKDLIESFGGSLATTDDESKHIILSFLYKADPEYGSGVTKVAKGDLSRVKALAAKLAD
- a CDS encoding carbon starvation CstA family protein, producing MKNNNSLLRHLPWLLLAIVGACALGVVALRRGEAINALWIVVAAVAIYLVAYRYYSLFIANNVMQLDPRRATPAVLNNDGLDYVPTNKHILFGHHFAAIAGAGPLVGPVLAAQMGYLPGTLWLIAGVVLAGAVQDFMVLFMSTRRNGRSLGDMVREEMGRIPGTIALFGCFLIMIIILAVLALIVVKALAESPWGIFTVMATIPIAMFMGIYMRYIRPGRIGEISVVGVLLLLGSIWLGGQIAADPVWAKAFSFTGVQITWMLVGYGFVAASLPVWLILAPRDYLSTFLKIGTIVALAIGILVTMPELKMPALTQFVDGTGPVWKGGLFPFLFITIACGAVSGFHALISSGTTPKLLDNEVNARYIGYGAMLMESFVAIMAMVAASVIEPGVYFAMNSPAAVVGGDVVAVAQTVSSWGFAITPEALQAVAKDIGETTILARAGGAPTLAVGIAQILHSVLPGENTMAFWYHFAILFEALFILTAVDAGTRAGRFMLQDLLGSFVPALKRTESWTANLIATAGCVAMWGWLLYQGVIDPLGGINTLWPLFGISNQMLAGIALMLGTVVLIKMKRQRYVWVTMLPAVWLLVCTTTAGFIKLFDANPAIGFLSLAKKYSDALANGQILAPAKDITQMQHVIFNAYTNATLTALFLFVVFSILFYALKVGISAWGSKERTDKEAPFQVLPDA